From Flavobacteriales bacterium, one genomic window encodes:
- a CDS encoding sigma-70 family RNA polymerase sigma factor codes for MGIDQNAKKELISTINGCAAGDRVCQKKIYTLYYQKMMGVCLRYSKDQDEAKDILHDGFLKVFDSVHKYNFKGSFEGWVRRIIVNTTVDFFRKNKIKSKSLDYEADILDLESWNEQDDTSMFNQFNMQEVMAEIQNLSPAYRTVFNMFVLEEYSHKEIADQLGISVNASKSNLSKAKINLRKVFLEKLAVKSNG; via the coding sequence ATGGGAATTGATCAAAATGCGAAAAAAGAACTTATATCCACTATTAATGGATGTGCCGCAGGAGATCGAGTTTGCCAGAAAAAGATATACACTTTATACTACCAGAAGATGATGGGAGTTTGCTTAAGATATTCGAAAGACCAGGATGAAGCCAAAGACATTTTACATGATGGCTTTCTGAAAGTTTTTGATAGTGTCCATAAATATAATTTCAAAGGCTCCTTTGAAGGTTGGGTAAGAAGAATAATAGTGAACACAACTGTGGACTTTTTCCGTAAGAACAAAATAAAATCTAAAAGTCTGGATTACGAAGCAGATATTCTGGACTTAGAAAGCTGGAATGAACAGGATGATACTAGCATGTTCAATCAGTTTAACATGCAGGAAGTAATGGCTGAAATACAAAATTTATCGCCGGCATACCGAACTGTTTTCAATATGTTCGTATTAGAAGAGTATTCGCATAAAGAAATAGCAGATCAATTAGGAATAAGTGTTAACGCATCGAAATCTAATTTATCTAAAGCAAAAATTAATTTAAGGAAAGTTTTCCTTGAAAAGTTAGCAGTAAAAAGTAATGGATAG
- the mdh gene encoding malate dehydrogenase — MKVTVVGAGNVGATCANVIAHKELANEIVLVDIKEGLAEGKSLDMWQTAPINMYDSRIIGSTSDYTKTEGSDVVVITSGIPRKPGMTRDDLISTNAGIVRMVTENIIAASPDAIIIIVSNPLDVMTYCAYLSAKVDSSKVFGMAGILDTARYRAFLAEALDVSPKDIQAVLMGGHGDTMVPLPRYTTVGGIPVAELISEAELEAIVDRTKKGGGELVNLMGTSAWYAPGAAAAQMVEAIVRDQKRIFPVCAWLQGEYGMKDIYLGVPVKLGKNGIEEIIELKLNEAETKLLEESAVAVREVMSVLDKM; from the coding sequence ATGAAAGTAACTGTGGTAGGTGCTGGTAACGTTGGTGCAACATGCGCAAATGTAATAGCACACAAAGAATTAGCTAACGAAATAGTATTAGTAGATATTAAAGAAGGCCTTGCAGAAGGTAAATCTTTAGATATGTGGCAAACTGCTCCTATCAATATGTATGATTCGAGAATTATCGGTTCTACAAGTGATTATACCAAAACTGAAGGGTCTGATGTTGTTGTAATTACTTCAGGTATTCCTAGAAAACCAGGTATGACTAGAGATGATTTAATTTCTACAAATGCTGGTATTGTTAGAATGGTAACAGAAAATATCATTGCAGCTTCTCCTGATGCAATTATCATTATTGTATCAAACCCGTTAGATGTAATGACTTATTGTGCTTATTTATCTGCAAAAGTTGATTCTTCTAAAGTATTCGGGATGGCAGGTATTTTAGATACTGCTCGTTATAGAGCTTTCTTGGCCGAAGCGTTAGATGTTTCTCCTAAGGATATTCAAGCTGTGTTAATGGGTGGTCATGGAGATACAATGGTTCCTTTACCTCGCTATACTACTGTTGGTGGTATTCCAGTTGCAGAATTGATTAGTGAAGCAGAATTAGAAGCTATTGTAGATAGAACGAAAAAAGGTGGCGGAGAATTAGTTAACCTTATGGGAACATCTGCTTGGTATGCTCCAGGTGCTGCTGCTGCTCAAATGGTAGAAGCGATTGTTAGAGATCAAAAACGAATCTTCCCAGTTTGTGCATGGTTGCAAGGTGAGTATGGAATGAAAGACATCTACTTAGGCGTTCCTGTTAAATTAGGAAAGAATGGTATCGAAGAAATCATCGAATTAAAATTAAACGAAGCAGAAACTAAGTTGCTCGAAGAATCTGCTGTTGCAGTTCGTGAAGTAATGTCTGTTTTAGATAAGATGTAA